The Patescibacteria group bacterium DNA segment GTACTGCCCATGAGTGAAACGAATGGCAGTAAACAACATACTTATGTATGTTGTGTCAGGATGAGAAGACCGCAGCGATATTTTGTCAGTAGGCAAAATCGCGAGGGGCGGCCTGCGACCGAGGCGAGCGACGGCGAACCGAGAGTTGTAGGCGAATCCTGTACTGCCCATGAGGGATATATTTTTGAGGGCCCGTAGTATAATGGTAATACACGACCATGGCATGGTTGAGTTGAGGGTTCGATTCCCTCCGGGTCCAAAAAAGAGCACGAAGAAATTCGCGCTCTTTTTTGGTTCTATTTAAGACATAAAGCGTTGTAATTTTGAGCAGAGTGGCTATACTTTCAACATTATGAATCACTTGCAAAAGGATGGGCCTGAAGAAGTTGCGTATAAGGGAAAGATATTTGAAATTATCAAGCAGCCGATGAAGGCAGATGGAAAGAGTGTTGTGCTTGAGATTGCTCGCCGTTCTCCCGGAGTTCGCTTGATTATTATAAAAGACAATCAGCTGTTAATCACAAAAGAGTTTCGCACTGAATTGAATGCGTATGACTACCGTCTTCCGGGAGGAAAAGTTTTTGACACACTGGAAGAGTATGAACGGCATAGATCGCAAGATATGTTACCCTGTGCTCTGGAAGCGGCAAAGCGCGAGTGCAAGGAAGAAACAGGCTTTATTGTAAAAAACATCAATCATTTCACAACGGCCCATGCCGGAGCAACCGTGGAGTGGGATTTATTTTATTTTATTGTTAACGAGTTTGAAAATAGTGCAAAAGGACAGGAACTTGAGGTCGGTGAGGTAATAAGCATTGAGTGGAAAACGTTTGAAGAAGTGAAAGAATTATGCAAAGAAGGTGAAATACGCGAAGATAGAACAATTGGTGTTTTATTCAAATTCTTTTTGCGCTACCAAAAACATCTAGACTAAGAGAACGGTAAAATTAGTAAGGATACGTTATATTATTAAGCTTTTTTTGTGTCTCGCTCTTGACAAAAGGGCTCTTTTGTGCTATTATCGTGGTTCAAAATAGCGCAAAAACAATGACTGATTATCAGCCACAACCCTCCACAATCGAGGAGTCCTATCCTCCCGAGCATTTTCGAATCGCATTTGACCTCTATCGATGCGTTGCTTTTTATAATGCATCGCTTTCTGATAAAAAAGATCATCAAGCGCTAGTTGATGATGCTATCGAAAATGCGTATCAGGCGCTTCTTCAGGTGGTGTATGTTCTTCCCTCTCCCCAAGAACGGTATATCGAAAGTCTTCAGGAATTTTTTGCCTCCCTTCAGGGTAAGAGAGATGATTTTCGAGCTGTTTTTGTTGCGTTGAGGAAATCATGCGTAAAAGTCTTAGAAAAATTGGGCGTGCCAAGAAGCGAGCTAAGGGCTGAGCTTAAGGCATACCCTGCCCAACAGCAAGAAGCAAGGAAATTTTATCTTAAAACAGTGTTTGATTTTCTTTACACAAAAAAAATTCTTCAGGCATCGAAATTTGATTCAGCGCAGAAGGCGCGCATTCATCGATTGGTGGAAAAATACGGCGAAGAAAAAATGCGCCAAAAAAAAATATATAAAGATTATCTTGAATTTCGCGATGTAAATAAACTTCGCATTACATCTCCCACCGTATGTTTGGGTGCGCTTGACGAACTTTTACAACTGAGCGATTTGCCCACAAGCATAACAAAGACTTTATTGACAGAAATATCAGCATATAAAAAGCGCATTGAAGAGGAAGTTTCTACGTTGCAGCATCAGGATGATGTTGATCCGGAGTCTTTTGATGTTGAGGCATACTTGAAACAGCGCTTTACTAAGGAATACGAACAGGGTCATATGCGTCCAAATATGGACCCAGCTATTATTGAAGAGATAGATGGGTTGGCTCTCCGTGTTCTTGTGGTACTGTTTCCTCATCTCATAGCGCTAGATGGCGAACGGCAGAAAGATGTGATCAAAACATATATCGAGGTGGATGGAACTCTGCCGCAAGTTCCTCTCGTGGTCCCCCATATTTATGGTGAAGAAGATTGAAGTACAGAGCCAGGCTACTCTTGAATGCGAGCAAGATTCCGCAAAGAAAGTCATCGGTGAAACGCTCTACCGTTGTTACTATGAATGGAAAGCATATGATGATGTTTTTTTGTCATTTCCGGAGCAGGATTATTTTAACAAAAAAATACCACGGCTTGGCCTGGAGGCGTTAACAGATGACCAGCGGGCTATGAGCGAGGCGCAAGGCTATATAGTCAGGAATAAACAGGAAATGAACTATATCAACGACATGATGGATTCCCCTAATCACGATCGTCTTACACCTTTTCAACTGAACCTCTACCTTGAATACAAGAAATACCAACGTCTTTCCAGTGAACAACGAAGAGCATTGGAACATCGTATCAAGCAGGAAGGAATTGCGCGTTTGCCGGCAGAAGAAAAAGAACTCTACGAAAAATATGCAATCAATAAATATCGCAGGCAATGGTTTACATCATTTCTCCCGTCTGTGCTGATGGCAGTGCATTTTGGATACTTTGACGAAAAACGTGGCATTCGTTTGAGAAAAGCAGCACTAGAGATTGAAAAACGCGTTTTACGCCAATCACTCAACACCCCTTTCGATATTGAGCAAGGAGATGCGCTTATTGTCATTGCTTTGAGAAATATTTTTCCTCAATTGCGCGGCATTGACCAGAAGAATTGGCAGCACGCCCTACAGCACATTCTCGGCATCCCTCAAGCCAATCATCGGCCAACACCTTCATAGCGAAAACCAGATTTTTGGGCATGTGCTCGCTCAAACATATTTCTCCCGTCAATAAGCACATCACCCTTCATGCATATACGCGCTTTTGCAAGGTCGCAATTTTTGAACTCATTCCATTTGGTGATGATGATGCATGCATCTGCGCCTGCAAGTGCATCATACAGCGTTGGACCAAAGGTAAGTTCTGCTGATCGTTTGAAATGTTTTTTAAATCCTGGCATTGCAACAGGATCGAACACAGATACTGTTGCTCCGCTTTCCAATAATTCAAAAATAATGCGTTCTGCCGGCGTGTCACGCACATCATTTGTCATTGGTTTAAATGCCAACCCCAGAATTGCTACGTGCAGACCAGAAACATTCGGATAATATTTTTTTAGTTTTTTGAGTACAAGCGCATAGCGTGAATCATTAACAGTCGACAGAGCTTTGATGATTTTGAACTCATACCCCTGTTCTTCGCCACGTGCAACGAGTGCTTTTGTGTCTTTGCCAAAACAGCTGCCGCCATACCCAATGCCTGCTTCGAGAAACTGTGAACCGATACGCTTATCGTAGCCTATACCGCGGGCAACTTCCTTGACATCAGCGCCGATCAATTCGCAGAAATCAGCAATTTCGTTGATAAAAGATATTTTAAGCGCAAGGAATGCATTTGCCGCATATTTGATAACTTCAGCNNNNNNNNNNNNNNNNNNNNNNNNNNNNNNNNNNNNNNNNNNNNNNNNNNNNNNNNNNNNNNNNNNNNNNNNNNNNNNNNNNNNNNNNNNNNNNNNNNNNGCATCATTTTTTGCGCTTGGTACGCAACTGCGGACAGCATCAAAAAGCATAGAAAGATCTGCTTTGCCGTACTCACCTTCGGGAGTCGGAACGGCAAAAAAAACAACATCCGCATTCTGTATTCCCCGAACAACATCCGTTGTGAAAAACAAGCGATTCTCTGCGCTATTTTTTTTCATCAGCTCTTCGAGCCCTGTTTCAAACAACGGCGATGATCCGCTCTGAAGCTGCGCAATTTTTTCTGTGTCAATATCCACACAAGTAACGGTATGGCCGAAATCAGCCAAGCAGACACCTGTTGTGAGCCCTACATACCCCGTTCCGACGATTGATATATACATAGATTCTTATAAAGTATTTCATTGTATCATTACTGATTTTTTGAGACAAGGGGCGGGGCGCTTCCATTGCGCGATGAGAATATTTATGCTACAATCAGTGTGAAATGGGTGCTTGCTCAAAGTTTTAATTTTGCAAAAGATTTATGATTATCCATTGGTACGGACATAGTTGTTTTAAGATTCAAAGCTCATTAAACGATAGTATTCTTGCTATTGATCCCTATGATACCTCTCTTGGCTGGCGGTCGCCGAGGATTGCTGCGGATATTGGCATTATCAGCACTCAACGCGGAGAGTACAACAATAGTGAAAGCTTTAAACCAACGCATGATACACAACCGTTTATCATTCAATACCCTGGCGAATACGAGATTGGCGGCGTATTTGTCCATACCCTTCCCATTGACCAAAAGACGCTTGTTAGTGCGTTGCGCATTGATGAATGCTCTCTTGTTCACCTGGGGGCTGTCAATCGGGCACTCACCGAACAAGAACTGGAAGAGCTTGGCAATGTCGATGTACTCATGATTCCTGTCGGTGGGCATATTGTGCTTGATGCCAAAAAAGCCGTTGCGCTTATCAATGAAATAGAGCCCCGAATCGTCATCCCCATGCAGTATAAAACAGCTAATAGTAAATCTGAAATGGATAGTATTGAAGTATTTCTCAAAGAATATGGCGTGAAGGATGTCGAAGCGATTGACAAGCTGAAACTTGCAAAAAAAGATTTACCGGCAGATAAAACAGAAATCGTTCTTCTTAATCTCGCATAGCTAAACAGCCATGATTCCCGACAATAATAAGAATATGCTGATGTGGCTGCTTGTGATTCTCTGTATGGCTGGAATTGTATTGATATGGCTTCCAAGTTTTTTTGATACAATCTGGGGATTCTCGGAAGCAGTCGGAAAAAAGGGGGACAGCACCGGAGGAGCATTTATGCAAAACTTGAAAGAAATACAAAAAGAATTCGAGACCGCGCTTGATAAGCAACAACAACGCGAGGAAAAACCTCAGGACGCGCAAATTCCGCAGCCACTGCCACTCAGCAACAAGGGCTTTGAGGATATTTCAAAGCAACTGGAACAATTTACGGCAGATGTCAACGGTTTGCAGCAAAAACCGCTTACATCGAAAGCATACTGTACGCGCAAGGGGGGCATCTATGCGGAGAGATCAGGGATTAATAATTCTCTCTACGGCGTGTGCTCGTTCACTGATGGAAGCGAGTGCCATGCCCTGTTGTTTAGTAAAGAGAAGTGCCATATTGGCCAATACACAAAAGCTGAAGACGGCATACCCAGGTGGCCCGATCTCATGATTGATGTCGGTTCGATGGAATATTGCCGTAGGCTCGATGGTGTACTCACTACTGTTCCTCGTGAACAGGCGCGTGGCATATGTATCAAAGATATTACTGTCTCAAATGGCGGGATTGCTTCAAGTACGCCGACACAGCTTGATGTTGACGGTAAACGGTATGCTTTGCGCGCATTGAAACCCCAAGAAACAATGACTCTTTCACAAACCATTATACTTCAAAAAACGTCGGATCTTTCGCAAATTGTTATTCGCGCCGATGCGAATAATGTCCTTCAAGAGCTCGATAAAAAAAATAATACCTACCAGTATGTCAAAAAATAAACAACAACAACAGCTTCTGGATCTGAATCCCATCGGCACCATCGTTAATCGCAATATTGTTGATGAAATGCAAGAGGCGTATCTCGATTACGCCATGTCTGTTATTATTTCACGTGCATTACCTGATGTGCGTGATGGCCTCAAGCCGGTTCATCGGCGTATTTTGTATGTCATGTGGAAACTTGGGTTGAAGGCTGGAGGGAAGTTTCGCAAATCGGCAGCGGTTGTCGGTGAGGTATTGGGTAACTTTCACCCCCATGGCGATACGCCTGTCTATGATGCGATGGTGCGCATGGCGCAGGATTTTGCAATGCGCTACCAGCTTGTCGCCGGTCAGGGCAATTTTGGCTCAATGGACGGGGATTCAGCAGCAGCAATGCGTTATACTGAGGCAAAACTTGCAAAGATTGCAGAAGAAATGCTTACGGATATTGAGAAACAGACAGTTCAGTTTGCTCCCAATTACGATGCAACACAAACAGAGCCACTTGTGCTGCCATCCCGCATTCCAAACCTTCTGTTGAACGGCACGGTTGGCATTGCCGTTGGCATGGCAACAAGCATTCCGCCCCATAATCTTGGGGAATTGTGCGATGCGCTTACCCATCTTATTGATTGTAAACAATGTTCCGTTGATGATCTTACTGAATTTGTCAAAGGCCCTGATTTTCCCACCGGCGGCATTATCTATGACATCAAAGCAATTAAGCAAGCATACGCCACTGGGCGCGGCGGCGTTGTGATACGCGCAAAAACAGACATTACCGAAACAAAAAATGGCATGAGTCAGATTATTATTAGTGAAGTCCCCTTTCAGGTAAATAAAGCAAGCGTTTTGGAAAAAATAGCTGATCTTGTGCGCGAGAAAAAAATAGAGGGCATCAGAGATCTGCGCGACGAATCGAGCAAGGGCGAAGTTCGCGTAGTCATAGAACTAAAAAAAGATACCTACCCTAAGAAAATTCTCAACCAATTATTTAAGTACACCCAACTGCAAGATACGTTCCATTTTAATGTTTTAGCGCTTGTCGATGGTATTCAGCCGCGCACGTTGAACCTCAAGGCGGTTCTTGATGAGTTTCTTAAGCATCGCCGCGATGTCGTTGTAAAACGCACGCAGTTCGATCTTGATCGGGCACAAGAACGCGCACATATTTTGGAGGGATTGCATATTGCGCTTGAACAGATTGACAAGATTATCAAAACAATCAAGCAATCGCGCGATAAAGATGCCGCCAAGGTAAATCTCATGAAGCAATTCAGGCTCAGTGAGCGTCAGACGATTGCAATTCTCGAAATGCGACTCTCACAGCTTGCCAACTTAGAGCGCATGAAAATAGAGCAAGAGCTCAAAGAAAAGAAAGCGTTGATTAAAGAACTTGAATCGATTCTCGCCTCACCAAAAAAAGTGATGTCAGTGATAAAAGATGAGATCAAAGAAATACGGGATTCTTACGCAGACGAACGCAAAACGCGTATTGTAAAATCCGGCGTGGATATGATTAGCACCGAAGACCTTATTCCCAATGAACAGGCGCTCATCGTCCTTACCCAAGATGGATATATTAAACGTCTCCCTCCTGATACATTCAAGCTGCAAGCTCGTGGCGGCAAAGGTGTCGTAGGGCTTACCACAAAAGAAGAAGATATTGTAGAAAATTTATTCCGCTGCATGACACATAACGATCTTTTGTTTTTTACCACTCGGGGCCGCGTGTTCCAGCTCAAAGCCTATGATGTGCCCGTTACATCACGCACATCCAAGGGGCAGGCGCTCGTTAACTTTCTCCAGCTTGGAACAGGAGAAAAAGTATCAGCCGTTATCTCGCTTGCAGATATCAAAAAATACAAATACCTTGTGATGGCGACCAAGCATGGATTGATCAAAAAAACAGACATTACAGATTTTACTCAAGTACGCCGATCGGGTCTTATTGCCTTAAAATTGAAAGAAGAAGATTTCTTGGAATGGGTTAAGCCCACAACAGGAACTGATGAGATTATTCTTGTATCCGCCGCCGGTCAGTCGATTCATTTCAAAGAATCAACCGTCCGTCCGATGGGGCGCACGGCGGCTGGCGTACGCGGCATGAAGCTTAAACGCAATGATGTTGTTGTTGGTATGGATGTTGTGGCAGCTGGAGAAAAAGGGGCGCATGTAATGGTGGTGATGGAAAATGGTTTTGGCAAGCAATCGCCATTGAAAGAGTATAAAATACAAAATCGCGGAGGGTCCGGTATTAAAACCGCCCACATTACCGGTAAGACCGGTGCTATTGTGATGGCATCGGTTATCCCTGCTGTGTTGCCAGAAAATACCGCCGGCGACCTATTGAGCATTTCTTCCAATGGGCAAGTGATCCGCTTTAAGCTCAACACTGTTCCAAAATTAGGACGCGATACGCAAGGGGTGCGCCTTATGCGCTTCAAAGAAAGCGGAGATAAAATTGCGTCCGTAACAATCATGTAAAAGAAAAACCCTCTAGTGGGGTTTGCAGTGCAGGCTGCTCATGAAGTTAAAAAGATCTTTGAGAAAGCGGTCTACTCTTGCGCTCTGTTCATAGCGTTTGGTAAGGGAGGAATCTACCCTGCCTTTCTTTTGATTTTCTTGCAGTCGATCTAATTCTTCTTTTTCGTTATGATTCCGCGCTGTGAGTATCCTATGAATGGCATTGTATTCGCCATTTTGGAAGAGCGTATGATAGAGGTCTTCATTCGGATAGAGCGTGCGTAAGTCTTGGTTGAGCAATTCCTGATCTGATAATCTTTTGGTCATGAGCACTTAAGGTACATGGCGTTAGTGTATGTGCGAAATTGTGTCCCGTCAAGACTTGACAGGAGTCGCGGGTGTGGTAGAGTTGGCGCGTGTACATTCACCATGAGTAGTGATACTGGAACTAAGACATATCGCATTGTGCATTTTTTTACCATCACAGAGATTAAAAATGCCCTTTTCCCCTTCCCAACAGCAGGCGGAAAAATCATTCGCGAACCCCTCACGCTCTCATACTCCGATAACGGCAGTATTAAGGGCATTGAATTTTCTTGTAACGGATGCCGCTGGGAACACGATCCGCATGGTGGTGATAGAGCCGAAGAAATGCTCATTCTGGTTGGAAAAGATGATGACAAACAATCATGTGAGATACAAATAAGTTTTCGGGAAAGCTCTGCCCGACTCGCCTATTACAGCCCTGCTTAGTGGGCTCTTTTTTTCTCTCCAATACCCCAGCACTTGCAAAGTATAAGAAAAGTGCTATAATTATAAGGAGTATGAAAAATGCTCTAGTTGGTTTTTACTATTACTAAACGTTTATAACAGTATGGGATTACCCGGTAAACGC contains these protein-coding regions:
- a CDS encoding NUDIX domain-containing protein, which gives rise to MNHLQKDGPEEVAYKGKIFEIIKQPMKADGKSVVLEIARRSPGVRLIIIKDNQLLITKEFRTELNAYDYRLPGGKVFDTLEEYERHRSQDMLPCALEAAKRECKEETGFIVKNINHFTTAHAGATVEWDLFYFIVNEFENSAKGQELEVGEVISIEWKTFEEVKELCKEGEIREDRTIGVLFKFFLRYQKHLD
- a CDS encoding nucleotide sugar dehydrogenase; translated protein: AEVIKYAANAFLALKISFINEIADFCELIGADVKEVARGIGYDKRIGSQFLEAGIGYGGSCFGKDTKALVARGEEQGYEFKIIKALSTVNDSRYALVLKKLKKYYPNVSGLHVAILGLAFKPMTNDVRDTPAERIIFELLESGATVSVFDPVAMPGFKKHFKRSAELTFGPTLYDALAGADACIIITKWNEFKNCDLAKARICMKGDVLIDGRNMFERAHAQKSGFRYEGVGR
- a CDS encoding 3-hydroxyacyl-CoA dehydrogenase NAD-binding domain-containing protein, with the protein product MYISIVGTGYVGLTTGVCLADFGHTVTCVDIDTEKIAQLQSGSSPLFETGLEELMKKNSAENRLFFTTDVVRGIQNADVVFFAVPTPEGEYGKADLSMLFDAVRSCVPSAKNDA
- a CDS encoding MBL fold metallo-hydrolase, whose amino-acid sequence is MIIHWYGHSCFKIQSSLNDSILAIDPYDTSLGWRSPRIAADIGIISTQRGEYNNSESFKPTHDTQPFIIQYPGEYEIGGVFVHTLPIDQKTLVSALRIDECSLVHLGAVNRALTEQELEELGNVDVLMIPVGGHIVLDAKKAVALINEIEPRIVIPMQYKTANSKSEMDSIEVFLKEYGVKDVEAIDKLKLAKKDLPADKTEIVLLNLA
- a CDS encoding CARDB domain-containing protein — encoded protein: MLMWLLVILCMAGIVLIWLPSFFDTIWGFSEAVGKKGDSTGGAFMQNLKEIQKEFETALDKQQQREEKPQDAQIPQPLPLSNKGFEDISKQLEQFTADVNGLQQKPLTSKAYCTRKGGIYAERSGINNSLYGVCSFTDGSECHALLFSKEKCHIGQYTKAEDGIPRWPDLMIDVGSMEYCRRLDGVLTTVPREQARGICIKDITVSNGGIASSTPTQLDVDGKRYALRALKPQETMTLSQTIILQKTSDLSQIVIRADANNVLQELDKKNNTYQYVKK
- the gyrA gene encoding DNA gyrase subunit A — encoded protein: MSKNKQQQQLLDLNPIGTIVNRNIVDEMQEAYLDYAMSVIISRALPDVRDGLKPVHRRILYVMWKLGLKAGGKFRKSAAVVGEVLGNFHPHGDTPVYDAMVRMAQDFAMRYQLVAGQGNFGSMDGDSAAAMRYTEAKLAKIAEEMLTDIEKQTVQFAPNYDATQTEPLVLPSRIPNLLLNGTVGIAVGMATSIPPHNLGELCDALTHLIDCKQCSVDDLTEFVKGPDFPTGGIIYDIKAIKQAYATGRGGVVIRAKTDITETKNGMSQIIISEVPFQVNKASVLEKIADLVREKKIEGIRDLRDESSKGEVRVVIELKKDTYPKKILNQLFKYTQLQDTFHFNVLALVDGIQPRTLNLKAVLDEFLKHRRDVVVKRTQFDLDRAQERAHILEGLHIALEQIDKIIKTIKQSRDKDAAKVNLMKQFRLSERQTIAILEMRLSQLANLERMKIEQELKEKKALIKELESILASPKKVMSVIKDEIKEIRDSYADERKTRIVKSGVDMISTEDLIPNEQALIVLTQDGYIKRLPPDTFKLQARGGKGVVGLTTKEEDIVENLFRCMTHNDLLFFTTRGRVFQLKAYDVPVTSRTSKGQALVNFLQLGTGEKVSAVISLADIKKYKYLVMATKHGLIKKTDITDFTQVRRSGLIALKLKEEDFLEWVKPTTGTDEIILVSAAGQSIHFKESTVRPMGRTAAGVRGMKLKRNDVVVGMDVVAAGEKGAHVMVVMENGFGKQSPLKEYKIQNRGGSGIKTAHITGKTGAIVMASVIPAVLPENTAGDLLSISSNGQVIRFKLNTVPKLGRDTQGVRLMRFKESGDKIASVTIM